The genomic region GCTTCCGCCACCACCTGCACGAAACCGTCCTGCAGCGCGCCGTGAAGCTGGCCGTCCAGCAGGCCGGTCTCACCAAGCGCGCCACCTGCCACAGCTTCCGACACTCCTTCGCGACCCACCTCCTCGAGGACGGCGCCGACATCCGCACCGTCCAGGAGCTCCTCGGCCACCGCGAGCTGCGCACCACGATGATCTACACCCACGTCCTCGACCGCGGCCCCCTCGGCGTCCGCAGCCCAGCCGACCGCCTGTGACCCCGACCCGGAGGCTCACGGCTCGATCCCCGACGGGCGTCTTCCCTGCGATCTCGCAACCGACCGAGCAAGCCGCCCATATCCTGCACGCCCCCACCGCCGAACCCCGGCCCCCTTGGCACCCCCGATCCCCCATCTCGGCCCCGCACCGCCAGAACCCGCGCCACCCCCCACCGCCCGAATGTATTATCCACCCCGGCCATGCACCTCACAGGGAACGGGGGGTGTTGGCCAATAATAGTTAGCCAGCAGGGACTGATCAGCGTTCTTGGTACAGCAAGAGCTCTCGCGACCGCGATCGCGGTGCTTCGTGCGGAGGCTAGTCGCGACACCTTGCCATGCAGCTCCGCTCGGCCGCCCTCGAGCCAAGACGGCCCGTTCTCCTCGGCGGCGCCCGTCTTCGTAGAGGGTCGCTCAGCGCACACATCTGCTGGCTGGGGCGGCGCCGCCGTCTGCCGCCCGCGCAGTGCTCTCATTCGCGGAGTGAAGGCTGCTCCGGTCGCGCGCTGGCTCCAAGAGGGTGCTTCGGGCGGAGGCTGGCCTGCGCGGGCGTGCTTCTCGGCGGCGCCAGGTTTGTGAAAGGGCAGATCGGCAAGCGGCATTGCTGGTTGGGAATGGGCGCCGCCGTCTGCCAGGCGGAGATGGTGCCAGCGCGGAGGGAGTCCCCATTCCCTCGCAGGGAATGTCGGCCTGCTGGCTAACATGACGTTGCAGCTGTCCGCCCGCAGCCTCGGGACCGCGGCGGCCCCGGCCGGCGGCGCGGTGTATGCTGCCAGCTCGAGGTCGCGTTGGCGGCCGCCGTCGAACCGCAGGTGGTTCATGGCGGGCGGCAGCTGAACGTCGATCCGTTGGGCAGCGTGAACGCAACAGGGAGTCGAACCGTGGGGCGAGGCATCCTCCGTGTTCTAGGCATCGTGACCTTCTTCGCGAGTGGACTGCTGATGTTCGTCTTCTGGATGACCGCCATGTATCGGTGGCTCGGCGGCCTTGGTGTGATACTCGGGCTGGTCCTCACCCCGGGCGCAGTCGTATTCCCACTCGTCTATTGGTACGTCGAGGACGTATTCCCCACGGAGTACTTCGCTATCTGGGGAGTCGGCCTTGCCGGCATGTTCATCGCCGCGATTGGTGGAGCCGCCTCGGATTCCGGCGGGTAACCGTGACGTCGGACTCGCAATACCCGGGTGCCGTGCCGCCGGAGGACTCGCCTGGTGCCTTTGCCTGGCTTGGATGGTATTTCCGGCAGCGCCTCGGAAGCATCTTGACCGTTCCACTGCTCATTCTCATTACTTGGGCGCTGGTCGTCTCAGCCGCCGGCACCCTCATTCAAGGGCTGGCAATGCTGCGAGCATCCCATGCCGTGTTCGGCTTTCTTGGACTCGTCGCGGTCTTGTTGGTTGGCTGGGCCCCCATTCTCCTCCCGCCTGCTCTCTACTTCTCGCTGCTCAGGTACCTCCCCGGGCTGTGGATTCAGACGGACACCTCAAGGCGAGCGAAATTGAGCCTGACACTCCTGGCCGTGATCGCGATTCCACTTCTCGCGCATCTGGTGTACCAGGGCATAGTTCTCGGTATCGGCTGGATCGCGGACCAGGACCCTTGTGCTGCATTCCAGGCGGGTGTTACCGGCTCACGCCCCCCTCCTCCGGACTGCGGGTAGGTCGCACGCTGCCCAACAAGCCGCTGAAGCTGTCGGCCGCGGGCTTCAGCCGCGCGGGCGGCCGTGCTCTACGCGAGTCGTGGTAGGCTCACGCGCGGCCGCAGCTTAGCGGCCAGCCGTTGGGCGGCGAACGGAAAGTGAACTCGCAGGTCCTTGCTACGGTCGTTGGCCTGGTCGTGGCGCTCGGCGGCCCGCTCCTTTTGATCAGCCCCGCAAGCCGCCTGCTCGGTAGGTCCGATGCCATCGTCACGAAGGTCCTCGAGCAGGCCGTGCTCTGGGTCTTCCTTGCGATGGTCTTGGCCGTTGTTCTCATCTGGGAGCGGAAGCCCCTTACATCCCTTTGGTTCCAGCCGTTCCACTGGCAGTCGCTCGCATGGGGCCTTCTGCTGGCCGCGACCATGATCTGTCTGGTCTTCCCCTTGCGGGTGTGGCTGGTCCGTGTGTCGGGCCTCCCGGACTTCCAAGCCGGACTCGAGAGAGTCCTTGCGCTCCCGATCTGGTTCCGTGTCGTGGCCGTCGTTACGGCCGGCGTGGTCGAGGAAACCCTGTTTCACGGCTACGCGCTTACTCGGGTCGGCGCGTTCATGGGAAGCTACTGGCTCGCCGCCCTGGTTCTCGTTCCGGCATTCGCCCTCGTACACCTTCCGTTCTGGGGCTCGGGGTTCGTCCTCAGTCTGCTCCCAGCCGGCGTGCTGAGCGCGGCCTTCTTCATCTGGAAGCAAGACCTCCTGGCAATGGTCGTCGCGCACACCTTTGTCGACGCCATGGGCCTCATCTTCGCGCCTCCAGTCTCGAAGTAGCGAAGCGGCTCGCGCGAGCCGGGCGTGTTCGCCGCCCAACAAGGCGCTGCAGCTGACAAGCCACAGCAGGCTCCAATCGGTCCGTGGTAGAGTCTGGCGTTGACACGTGGGCGCTTCGGTCGAGCCGCGGAGGCGCTGTGGCTCGCAGCTGAGCGCCGATCCGTTGGACGGCGATAAGAACCTAGGGTCACGCGTGGCTCAATCGGAAGAGTCGGCTCTCGTTGTACTCGTTCCCGCCGCGGAGCCCTTGGTCGCCACCTTTCGCAGCCAGTTCGATCGGTCGGCCATTCGCGGGCTACCCGCTCACATCACGGTCCTCTATCCGTTCCGTCATCCTGATTCGCTGTCCTCCGAGCTTTTGCGCGACCTGCAGGCTCTCTTCCGAGGGCACCGCCGCTTCAGCTTCTCCCTTGCCGGCGCCTGTGGCTTTCCGGGCGTCGTCTATCTGGCACCACAGCCCGTCGCGCCCTTCGATGCACTGATGCGGGACGCGGCCTCTCGCTTCCCGGACACGCCGCCTTACGGAGGCATGTTCGCCCATCCGGTGCCACATCTCACCGTCGCCCAAGACCCGCCGGCGCGATGCCTCCTCGAAGTCACATCCCAGTTCCTCCGCGCGGCGGGCGCGAAGCTTCCCCTGCAATGTATGGCCGACGAAGTCGCCCTGGCGGTCAAGAGAGCGGGACGCTGGTCCGTCGGTCCGCGGTTCCCGCTTGCGTAAAGGCTCGCCGTCCAACAAGCGGCTGCAGCTGACGGCCGCGGTCGGAGGCTTGCGGGGGCCTGTAGCCGTCGGCCGGCCGGTCGGGGGCTGGGCACGCGGCCGGCCTCCGGACGTGGCATCATGGCCTGCGCGCGGCCGCAGCTGAGCCGCGATCCGTTGGGCCGCCTGAGAAGCTTTGCTGTCACCACCAAGTGAGAACTGGTGTAGGATTGGCGGTGCCTACCGGAGGGAGGAATCTCGATGAGCGACGTTCAGTCCGAGAAGGAACTTGTAGCCACCATTTTCGGAACTGTAAGCGATCGGCGAGTCGTCTATTTCGGCAAGAAGGGCTGGTTCAGGGGCGGATCGCGCCAAGATATCCCGCTAAAGCATGTGACATCGGTCCGCGTCGATACCTGGCGAAGCCTCTTCCTCGGGTTGCCCATCGCGTTCACCGGTTTTCTCTGCTCTCTCGCCATCCTTTCCGGCTCCGGAGGAGCCACGGTGTTCGGAGTGGTTGTCGGCCTGCCGTTGCTGTTTCTTGGAGTCCTTCTCGTTTGGGGCTCGCCGTCGGTCATGGTGAATACCGCCGGAACAGACCTCAGCGCATCGGTCGGATGGCCCTGGCAGCGAGGCGAGGCTGAGAAGTTCGCCGAAACGCTTCGGAGCCAGCTCTTCCGAGAGTAGTTCTTCGGCTTCAGCGTTGGCTCAGCGAACCGAGACAGCGGCCCAACAAGGCGCTGCAGCTGTCGATCGCCCGGTTTCCTCCATCAAGCGCCGGTGCCGTCTGGCGGCGAGCAGTGGCGTACCAACCGGGCCGGTCAGCCCGGGCGCTCGCAGCTGAGCGCCAAGCCGTTGGGCGGCGGGAAGAGGAGTGTCGCGGTGAGCGGTAGTCCGCTGGATCAGATTCTCGCCGAGAATCCGACTCTCGCGGAGCACGTTGGAAGCAACCCAGAGTTTCGCGCCTACCTCGAGAAGGCTCTGCAGGCGAGCCCCCAACTTTTCGCGGCCGATCGTGCGCTGGCAAAGGAATGGCAGGATCGGCTCAGCCAGCACCGGGACTGGCTCGTCCGCACCGAGTACGAGGTCTCAACGGCATACGACAAGACGCTGGTCACCTTGGCCACCGGTGCCCTGGCACTCTCCGTTGCCTTGCTGAACGCCCTCAAGCTCGATCCGTCCGACAGTGCGCTCTTCTGGCTCCGACTCGGCTGGATCACTCTGGTTTCCAGCATCGTTACGCTGCTTGCGTCCGTGGCCGCCGGAAGGGTCTCCCTTCGTCACGCCATCTCGTTTACGGATCAGATGCTGGTTAACCCCCCTTCCCTCATTCAGGCCATCCCGGTCAATGGAAAGCCAAAGCCGAAGCGCTGGGCGAGCACCCTGACCATTATCCTTACCGCCGTCGCCAGTCTGCTCTTCGCACTCGGTGTCGGGAGTCTCGTATACTTCGCAGCCTCAACCATTCCTCCGAAGATGGAGAGCGACATGTCTTCCGAGAATAAGCGTCCGGCACCCGCTGGCTACGAGAAGCGTGGCTATTCGCCTCCGCCTCCTCCGCCCGCGCCCGCCCAACAGGCCCCCGCGAATCAGCCGCAGAGCCCGGCGCCCGCGGCGCCTCAGCCCGCACCCTCTGCGGTCGCAGAGCCGTCGTCTCCGCAATCATCCGAGCCCGCCGCCCAACAAGGCGCTGCAGCTGACGAGCCACAGCATCCTCCAATCGGTCCGTAGTACCGTTTGGCATCGAACTCAGGCGCTTCGATCGGGCCCCAGAGGCGCTGTGGCTCGCAGCTGAGCGCTGATCCGTTAGCCGGCGCCAGGAGAGCAGGCACTTGCGCGCGGCGGCCGACTGGGAGAACTTCTTCGCGTGAGCATTCTCTCACCCGAGCGAATCCGAGGGCTGAGTCCCGCAGAGCGGATCGAGCTCATCGAGCTTCTCTGGGAGAGCTTCGTCGAAGCTCCGGACGCGCTCCCCGTGACCGAGGAACAGCGGGCTGAACTCCGCCGCCGCCTGGCCGAGCACGAGCGCGATCCGGATGCCGCCAAACCCTGGCCTGAGGTCCGAGCCGAGCTCGATCGAGAGTGAGAGTCCGGCTCACCCCCGAGGCGAAGGCTGACGTTGCAGAGGCGCGGCGCTGGTACCGCAAACGGAGAGCCGGGCTCGACACGCGGTTTCTCGACGCGCTCGGAGTCTGCTTGGATTCCATCTCTGCTCATCCCGAGCGCGGCGCGATCGTCGAGGGCAGAATCCGCCGCGTCCTCATGCGCGGGTTCCCCTACGGCGTCTTCTACGTTGTCTACTCCAACGAAGCCATCGTGGTTGCTTGTCTCCACGGAGCCCGCAGCCCTCAGGTCTGGCGTCGGAGGGGCGCCGGCTAACAAGCGGTTGCAGCTGACGAGCCACAGCGCGCTCCAATCGACCTCTGGTAGAGTCTGGCATTGACACTTGGGTGCTCCGTTCGGACCACGGAGGCGCTGTGGCTCGCAGCTGAACCGCCATCCGTTAGGCGGCCGGAGCCGAAGAGGGGGTGAGATGCGAGCGCTGATCCTAAGAGCGCACTACAACGACCACACCGAGGAGTCCCGCGTCACCTCAGAGGATGACCCGTGCGGCATGTTTGTTGCCGGACACTTCCTGGAGGTTCGGTGGCCGTCACCGCAGGAGGCGACGGTCAACGTCGAAGGGAAGGACGTCCGAATCGCTCCTGCCGGTACGACCGAGTTCACCTTCATCGGCGTGCGTGTGCAGGCAACATTCGCTCGCTAGCGTGCGAAAACTCGGAGGTCTCGCCGCATGAACCGCACCTTTCCTGTGCTTCTCGTTCTGCTGTTCATCTCTTCTAATGCCAACGCGGCTTCCATCAGCCAACGCCTTCCTCAGCTCGAGGCCATTCACACAGCCGATCAGGTGCTTGTATCGACGGTCCAGGAGCTCGCAATCGTGCCTACTATCGTCGATCCGATCAGTCTGAGCTTCGACTTTTCGGGCGTGATCGACTCCCCGCTGGTTCTAGACGCGAACGCTCAAGTCATCCCTTTTCACTTTACGGGCGTGCTCAGCATGAGCGGGCCCGAGTGGAATCCATACGACCCGGGCGGTTCGAACTTCACCGTGCTCATACCCCTGGTGTCGCTCTCAGACACGCAATCCACGGCCGGCTTCCGATTCGTCCTCGAGCCAGACGGCCACTTCAGGTACAGCTTCACCGGCCTCTTCAACGGCCTCGGTATCCCGTCGCTTTCCTCTGTGAACGTGGGGCTTGGTTTCACTGTCCACACGGCATGCCCGGTGTACGTGCTTCTCCCCTGCCCCAGCAACCCTCCGTTCTCCTTCTATCAGCCTGGTTCGGTGTCTGTCACCTATGCCGCGATCACGCTCTCCGACCAACTCCTCTCCCCCGACCTCACTCGAACGGTGCCCGAGCCCTTGACCAGCTCCTTGCTCGCCCTCGGAATTCTGTCTCTTGCGGCACGCAGGATGTCACCGCGTCCATGGCGAAATCA from Deltaproteobacteria bacterium harbors:
- a CDS encoding CPBP family intramembrane metalloprotease; the encoded protein is MGGERKVNSQVLATVVGLVVALGGPLLLISPASRLLGRSDAIVTKVLEQAVLWVFLAMVLAVVLIWERKPLTSLWFQPFHWQSLAWGLLLAATMICLVFPLRVWLVRVSGLPDFQAGLERVLALPIWFRVVAVVTAGVVEETLFHGYALTRVGAFMGSYWLAALVLVPAFALVHLPFWGSGFVLSLLPAGVLSAAFFIWKQDLLAMVVAHTFVDAMGLIFAPPVSK
- a CDS encoding 2'-5' RNA ligase family protein, with protein sequence MAQSEESALVVLVPAAEPLVATFRSQFDRSAIRGLPAHITVLYPFRHPDSLSSELLRDLQALFRGHRRFSFSLAGACGFPGVVYLAPQPVAPFDALMRDAASRFPDTPPYGGMFAHPVPHLTVAQDPPARCLLEVTSQFLRAAGAKLPLQCMADEVALAVKRAGRWSVGPRFPLA
- a CDS encoding addiction module protein, with protein sequence MSILSPERIRGLSPAERIELIELLWESFVEAPDALPVTEEQRAELRRRLAEHERDPDAAKPWPEVRAELDRE